The Neobacillus sp. PS3-34 genome has a window encoding:
- a CDS encoding nucleotidyltransferase family protein — protein sequence MSALYQSGFHGSFESQKETLINILLKNKSMHEVFETAEKHLKDYYVGAGFIFQTVWNYLSGFPLDYGIGDVDIVYFDREDLSIETEKELESQISETLKHLPFKIDVKNEARVHLWYEKKFGYPIAPYQSMEDAIDTWPTTASSIGVKKKEAGYEVYAPFGLEDLVEMVVRPNKTLITKEIYESKAVKWKNKWPKLTVIPWDV from the coding sequence TTGTCAGCGCTATATCAATCAGGTTTTCATGGTTCTTTTGAAAGTCAAAAAGAGACATTAATTAATATTTTACTTAAAAATAAGTCGATGCATGAGGTCTTTGAAACTGCCGAGAAGCATCTTAAGGATTATTATGTGGGTGCAGGATTCATCTTTCAAACTGTTTGGAATTATTTATCGGGATTTCCGCTTGATTACGGAATTGGAGATGTGGATATTGTTTATTTTGACAGAGAGGATTTAAGCATTGAAACGGAAAAAGAGCTGGAATCACAAATATCAGAAACACTAAAGCACCTTCCTTTTAAAATAGACGTTAAAAACGAAGCAAGAGTCCATTTATGGTATGAGAAAAAATTCGGTTATCCAATTGCGCCATATCAATCAATGGAGGATGCTATCGATACCTGGCCGACAACGGCTAGCTCTATTGGCGTAAAAAAGAAAGAAGCGGGATACGAGGTTTATGCACCTTTTGGCCTTGAGGATTTAGTTGAAATGGTTGTCAGGCCCAATAAAACCCTAATTACAAAGGAGATATATGAAAGCAAGGCTGTTAAATGGAAAAATAAATGGCCGAAACTAACAGTTATTCCATGGGACGTTTAG
- a CDS encoding HAD-IA family hydrolase, with the protein MNILWDFDGTLFNTYPTYTKLLKETLGEGATEEEALAQLKISFGHAFHFFKLTEEQSRKLMQKVRGLKPEEFEPFPGLEEVLKMAEKNVIMTHKERDDVWKVLKLNKLDHYFSEMVAGDDGYPRKPDPASYEYLHNKHRIDLAIGDRDIDLEPARKLGIGTCAFQNHKAEADFYLDDYRDFDRIRKVFEAAEKNSLEK; encoded by the coding sequence ATGAATATTTTATGGGATTTTGATGGGACGTTGTTTAATACATATCCTACTTATACAAAATTATTGAAGGAGACGCTCGGAGAAGGAGCGACGGAGGAGGAAGCACTTGCACAACTGAAGATTTCCTTCGGGCATGCGTTTCACTTTTTTAAGCTGACAGAGGAGCAAAGCAGAAAGCTGATGCAAAAGGTTAGGGGCTTAAAGCCGGAGGAATTCGAACCTTTTCCCGGTCTGGAAGAAGTCTTAAAGATGGCGGAGAAAAACGTGATCATGACACACAAAGAGCGGGATGATGTGTGGAAGGTACTTAAGCTGAATAAGCTTGACCACTATTTTTCTGAAATGGTGGCCGGAGATGATGGTTATCCAAGAAAACCGGATCCTGCTTCTTATGAATACTTGCACAATAAGCATCGCATTGATCTTGCCATCGGGGACAGAGATATTGACCTGGAACCAGCCAGAAAATTAGGAATCGGTACATGCGCTTTCCAGAATCATAAGGCTGAGGCAGACTTTTATCTGGATGATTACCGGGATTTTGATCGAATTCGTAAAGTGTTTGAAGCTGCTGAAAAAAATTCGTTAGAAAAATAA